The following proteins come from a genomic window of Candidatus Thorarchaeota archaeon:
- a CDS encoding methanogenesis marker 14 protein → MRGGLVNFQFIRPRSIGVSSLRGKPYYTVASVELGNTTTKCILMTTNLQTAEVFELAKEVRMTRSVRPPRVGEQVFGKTLVGVELTREAVTDLVRDVILAAVASARIDLKTDVHFVVRSTGVTAGFSTPEEVDELVRALAEGCLQAGAPTRSMTAAMSEDALPPSLRDYTWLRKVYFDGAIASSLPPSTTEIVANEMEGELVTAGIKGAVKGSGMDFRNPVMTLDFGTTLAGRVTDNSYPYARTIGSFAGLAGAIPDAIVRGSGLVSREDGCALDLPNTPSTFRVAVDSEWVESAERMIRVEPVPVGVNRFGTVPVNPKAAAEAGVTMIGVDVGTDGSDLCRLEELGAAIMAEHDSRYLLAVVDLVQTATVQRIVTLASQNGLVMQDTSLGITGRAATTGRKPELIAGSLRLPDGTKWTDSHQLVFVEDGLAIGAAVAARCMNSMGTVEHPMGGRRGDRCIMAARMKLQSDRQSGTRHDAGSDA, encoded by the coding sequence CTGCGAGGTGGTCTGGTGAACTTCCAATTCATCCGTCCGCGAAGCATAGGGGTTTCATCTCTGCGCGGAAAGCCCTACTACACTGTGGCCTCGGTTGAGCTCGGCAATACGACCACGAAGTGCATTCTGATGACGACAAACCTTCAGACCGCTGAGGTCTTCGAGCTCGCCAAGGAGGTCAGGATGACCCGTTCCGTGCGCCCTCCAAGAGTTGGCGAGCAGGTCTTTGGCAAGACTCTGGTCGGTGTGGAACTGACGCGCGAGGCGGTGACTGATCTGGTCCGTGACGTGATTCTAGCAGCGGTGGCCAGTGCCAGAATTGACTTGAAGACCGACGTTCACTTCGTTGTGAGATCGACCGGTGTCACTGCCGGCTTCTCCACACCTGAGGAGGTGGATGAGTTGGTGCGTGCTCTTGCGGAGGGATGTCTTCAGGCTGGAGCACCAACCCGGTCAATGACCGCCGCAATGAGTGAAGACGCTCTTCCCCCCTCATTGAGAGACTATACTTGGCTGAGAAAGGTCTACTTCGATGGGGCCATCGCAAGTAGTCTTCCGCCGTCTACAACAGAGATAGTGGCCAATGAGATGGAGGGGGAACTCGTCACGGCTGGGATAAAGGGAGCCGTCAAAGGCTCAGGTATGGACTTTCGTAACCCTGTGATGACCCTAGACTTCGGTACAACTCTTGCTGGCCGCGTGACGGACAACTCCTACCCCTATGCGCGTACCATTGGTTCCTTTGCGGGTCTCGCAGGTGCTATCCCTGATGCTATAGTCCGAGGTTCAGGACTCGTCAGTCGCGAAGACGGCTGTGCACTCGACCTGCCAAATACACCCTCCACATTTCGTGTGGCCGTCGATTCTGAGTGGGTGGAGTCAGCCGAGCGCATGATCCGGGTTGAGCCTGTGCCCGTAGGAGTGAATCGGTTTGGAACAGTCCCTGTCAACCCTAAGGCTGCTGCGGAGGCCGGTGTCACCATGATTGGTGTGGATGTGGGCACGGACGGCTCTGACCTCTGCAGACTTGAGGAACTCGGGGCGGCCATAATGGCTGAGCATGACTCAAGGTATCTACTTGCCGTTGTGGACCTCGTTCAGACTGCAACGGTACAGCGCATTGTCACCCTTGCGTCCCAGAACGGGCTGGTGATGCAAGACACTTCACTCGGGATAACGGGTCGTGCTGCCACGACTGGTAGAAAGCCCGAGCTCATCGCAGGCTCACTGAGACTGCCTGACGGGACAAAGTGGACCGACAGTCATCAGCTTGTGTTTGTCGAGGACGGACTCGCCATTGGTGCCGCTGTTGCCGCCCGGTGCATGAACTCGATGGGTACTGTGGAGCATCCGATGGGCGGCAGGAGAGGTGACAGGTGCATAATGGCCGCGCGAATGAAGCTTCAGTCCGACAGACAGTCTGGGACTCGACACGATGCAGGTTCGGACGCTTGA
- the mtrH gene encoding tetrahydromethanopterin S-methyltransferase subunit H, with the protein MYFFEREQYIYNIAGVRIGGVRGETPTVLVGTIFYSGDKVVADHKKGLFDRDAARRQIEEQDRVSEVTGNPAMVQVFAESSAAMVRYIDFVSDATSSPFLIDSTDAQVRLDGLRHCQETGLLDRAVYNSINASVTDEEIRGLEETRPQSAIILAFNPHDSTIAGRRAVLEQPVSGRDKGLLELARELGVTKPLVDTATTAIGAGAGTSISFIMVAKTLYGQPTGSGVHNAPTSWPWLRAYKKTDRDAYEACDTASPLLVQAMGGDFVLYGPISNARRVFPVVAMADVFAAESASMEFGLTPEENHPFRKLL; encoded by the coding sequence ATGTACTTCTTCGAGAGAGAACAGTACATCTACAACATCGCCGGCGTCCGCATCGGTGGCGTAAGAGGCGAGACCCCAACTGTTCTGGTTGGAACGATATTCTACAGTGGTGACAAGGTGGTCGCGGACCACAAGAAGGGTTTGTTTGACAGAGACGCCGCCCGACGGCAGATTGAGGAACAGGACCGGGTCTCAGAGGTCACAGGCAATCCCGCGATGGTTCAGGTCTTTGCCGAGTCGTCTGCGGCAATGGTCCGTTACATCGACTTTGTCTCTGATGCTACCAGCTCACCGTTTCTCATCGATTCGACAGACGCTCAGGTCCGGCTGGATGGGCTCCGGCATTGCCAAGAGACTGGCCTCCTAGACCGAGCCGTATACAACAGCATCAACGCCTCAGTGACGGATGAAGAGATCCGGGGACTTGAAGAGACTCGACCTCAGAGTGCCATCATACTGGCCTTCAATCCGCACGACTCCACGATTGCTGGAAGACGGGCTGTACTGGAGCAACCGGTCTCGGGTAGGGACAAGGGCTTGCTGGAACTGGCCCGAGAGTTGGGTGTGACGAAACCCCTTGTGGATACGGCAACAACTGCCATCGGTGCTGGAGCCGGCACATCCATTTCCTTCATCATGGTCGCCAAGACTCTCTACGGTCAGCCTACTGGCTCAGGTGTACACAATGCTCCCACATCATGGCCGTGGCTGAGGGCTTACAAGAAGACTGACAGAGACGCATATGAGGCCTGTGACACCGCATCTCCACTCCTCGTTCAGGCCATGGGCGGAGACTTTGTTCTCTACGGCCCAATCAGCAACGCACGCAGGGTCTTCCCTGTGGTCGCAATGGCTGACGTATTCGCAGCCGAGTCAGCAAGCATGGAGTTTGGGCTCACACCCGAGGAGAACCACCCGTTTCGAAAGCTCCTGTAG
- the larC gene encoding nickel pincer cofactor biosynthesis protein LarC, translated as MKTSVPDSSVLIDVSAAGASGDMFLSALIDLLGDDQALVPVAASLLIYDPALRVRVISGASGAGSGKRLEIARDNQLRLSPVSMHGIVKTVSEELELSSTAKTLSDRALSILLEAESRVHDTPLESLHLHETGTIDTILDIVGTMYLLERAGLLGRARFLSTKVAVGSGSIHTEHGDLEVPVPAVAEILVSHDVPFHTGDAKTEVLTPTGAAILVTLANEYLESADGFIARKQGLGFGSRTLGTVPNAMRILIGERAPATEPPTEVAPPSKSEAKAEARKPLPAEQQAGQRMEVLDSWADDEVVVIEANVDDVDGEVMGNLFDTLLVEGLAYDVVMIPAFGKKNRPCFVVKVIAPKAGLKSVAAVMIRNLGTLGIRYTTWQRLKATREIVVCRLEIDDKEYMVRVKVARGLDGSVISIKPEADDVLKISAETGIPVRELKPRIAMQAHAVTE; from the coding sequence GTGAAGACATCAGTGCCAGACAGCTCAGTGCTGATAGACGTAAGCGCGGCAGGCGCCTCGGGAGATATGTTCCTGTCCGCACTAATTGACCTTCTAGGCGACGACCAGGCTCTCGTGCCTGTCGCGGCAAGTCTCCTCATCTATGACCCTGCTCTCAGAGTAAGGGTGATCTCAGGTGCTTCAGGTGCCGGGTCGGGGAAGCGTCTTGAGATTGCTCGAGACAACCAGCTTCGACTGTCACCTGTCTCGATGCATGGCATAGTGAAGACTGTGAGCGAGGAACTAGAGCTGTCTTCCACTGCGAAGACGCTGTCAGACAGGGCTCTCTCCATACTGCTTGAGGCTGAGTCAAGAGTTCACGATACACCGCTGGAGAGCCTCCATCTTCACGAGACTGGTACCATTGACACGATACTCGACATTGTTGGCACCATGTACTTGCTCGAGCGTGCTGGTCTGCTCGGTCGGGCGAGATTCCTCTCCACCAAGGTCGCTGTTGGCAGTGGAAGCATACATACGGAACACGGTGACCTCGAGGTCCCTGTTCCCGCTGTGGCAGAGATTCTTGTATCTCACGACGTGCCATTCCACACCGGCGACGCAAAGACGGAGGTCCTGACCCCAACTGGTGCAGCGATACTTGTCACGTTAGCCAATGAGTACCTGGAGTCTGCTGATGGCTTCATAGCGCGAAAGCAGGGCCTGGGCTTTGGAAGCCGTACGCTTGGGACCGTGCCGAACGCGATGCGAATCCTGATTGGAGAAAGGGCACCTGCGACTGAGCCTCCCACCGAGGTCGCTCCGCCCTCGAAGAGCGAGGCAAAGGCAGAAGCCCGCAAGCCGCTTCCAGCCGAACAACAGGCAGGTCAGAGAATGGAGGTCCTCGACTCCTGGGCCGACGATGAGGTTGTTGTTATCGAGGCGAATGTGGATGATGTCGATGGGGAGGTCATGGGCAACCTCTTTGATACCCTTCTGGTCGAGGGACTTGCCTATGATGTGGTCATGATTCCCGCCTTTGGAAAGAAGAACCGACCTTGCTTCGTGGTCAAGGTGATTGCCCCTAAGGCTGGTCTCAAAAGTGTTGCTGCGGTGATGATTCGGAACCTTGGCACACTTGGAATCCGTTACACTACTTGGCAACGACTGAAGGCCACTCGTGAGATTGTCGTGTGCAGGCTTGAGATTGATGACAAGGAGTACATGGTCCGCGTCAAGGTGGCACGTGGACTGGATGGCAGTGTGATATCCATCAAGCCGGAGGCTGACGATGTACTCAAGATATCTGCGGAGACCGGCATTCCTGTGCGAGAGTTGAAGCCGCGCATTGCTATGCAAGCCCACGCAGTCACCGAGTAG
- a CDS encoding tetrahydromethanopterin S-methyltransferase subunit A codes for MVHKDREQRWPPVPGDFEVKDPSASVAVCTLGKKFDVPAKYAIIGTCKTENIGIERMIANVISNPSIRFFVLAGPEVPGHRTGASVRALYRNGVDPDTRRIREAEGAIPYIENVPVEAVERFRQQVELVDMLNVSDPEKIAATVDELLSRQVHPFSAEPMWVTFRASREKTKQRMVSGDVYVLPEYGVALEPDSGLVQRRQSLVMVTRHPSLVGVELRHSDEGGTLLSVREV; via the coding sequence ATGGTTCACAAAGACCGTGAGCAGCGCTGGCCACCGGTACCGGGCGACTTTGAAGTCAAGGACCCGAGTGCAAGCGTGGCTGTGTGCACCCTTGGCAAGAAGTTCGATGTCCCAGCCAAGTATGCAATAATCGGGACCTGCAAGACCGAGAACATCGGCATTGAGCGGATGATTGCCAACGTCATATCAAACCCCTCCATACGGTTCTTTGTGTTGGCTGGTCCTGAGGTGCCGGGGCATCGTACCGGTGCTTCAGTGAGAGCACTGTACCGCAATGGTGTGGACCCTGACACGCGTCGCATTCGGGAGGCCGAGGGCGCCATCCCGTACATTGAGAACGTCCCTGTCGAGGCCGTGGAGCGTTTCAGACAGCAAGTGGAACTCGTTGACATGCTGAACGTGTCCGACCCTGAGAAGATAGCGGCAACGGTGGATGAACTGCTCTCACGACAAGTTCATCCGTTCTCTGCCGAGCCCATGTGGGTCACCTTCAGGGCCTCCAGAGAGAAGACAAAACAACGTATGGTCAGTGGTGATGTCTATGTTCTTCCCGAGTACGGTGTTGCGCTCGAACCAGACAGCGGACTGGTTCAGAGACGTCAGTCGCTTGTCATGGTGACGCGTCATCCGTCGTTAGTGGGGGTTGAACTCAGACACAGTGATGAAGGCGGGACTCTACTGTCTGTAAGGGAGGTCTAG
- the cofE gene encoding coenzyme F420-0:L-glutamate ligase, whose product MLVIPIRTRIITPEDDILDVLVDALTASGEQLRDRDILVIAETPLGTTEGTIVKLSDVQVSPEANRLAGKYELIPAVAELVLREADEILGGIPHVLLTIKNNTLMANAGVDKSNSPPGTATLLPRDPKASAARIREQVRVRYGKDIAVMIIDSRTQPLRLGNIGMALGVAGFRPVADDRGRKDLFGNVLRITRRGVADNLASAATALMGESDEATPAVIIRDAPVEFVDQAFDYSEMWISPRECMYMAIFEQWRRDGPASRV is encoded by the coding sequence ATGCTTGTGATTCCAATAAGGACTAGGATAATCACCCCCGAGGATGACATCCTTGACGTGCTTGTGGATGCTCTCACCGCATCTGGAGAGCAGCTTCGAGATCGAGACATCCTCGTAATTGCTGAGACCCCCCTCGGGACAACTGAGGGAACAATTGTCAAGCTCTCAGACGTTCAGGTCTCCCCTGAGGCCAACAGACTCGCTGGGAAATACGAGTTGATTCCTGCTGTGGCCGAACTCGTGTTACGCGAGGCCGACGAGATTCTTGGCGGAATCCCTCATGTCCTCCTCACAATCAAGAATAACACACTGATGGCAAATGCAGGTGTTGACAAGTCGAACAGTCCTCCGGGTACTGCCACGCTGCTCCCCAGAGACCCAAAGGCCAGTGCCGCTCGCATTCGTGAGCAAGTACGAGTCAGATATGGAAAGGACATTGCTGTGATGATAATCGACAGCAGGACACAGCCGCTTCGGCTCGGAAACATAGGAATGGCACTTGGCGTGGCCGGCTTTCGTCCGGTTGCAGATGATCGTGGGCGCAAGGACCTGTTTGGAAATGTGCTCAGAATCACCCGACGCGGAGTTGCAGACAATCTTGCCTCTGCTGCGACAGCCCTCATGGGCGAGTCTGATGAGGCAACACCTGCGGTCATCATAAGGGATGCGCCCGTCGAGTTTGTAGACCAGGCCTTTGACTACTCTGAGATGTGGATAAGTCCGCGTGAGTGCATGTACATGGCAATCTTTGAGCAGTGGCGACGAGATGGTCCGGCAAGCAGAGTCTAG